In Lactococcus paracarnosus, a genomic segment contains:
- a CDS encoding nitroreductase family protein, with protein sequence MTHNLKNNDFADITFGRKSIRAYDESVKISHEEMLEMIQEATIAPSSVNMQPWRFVVVESDEQKAILKPLVRFNALQNDTSAAMVLFFGDMACQTLGEEIYDQAVAEGKMPQDVRDRQLASIIPFYDNFTTAQMNDVVKVDTSLAAMQFMLVARAHGYDTNPIGGFESDQLAEAFDLDKERYVPVMVVSIGKAAEAGYTSVRLPAEKITEFK encoded by the coding sequence ATGACACATAACCTTAAAAACAACGACTTCGCTGATATCACTTTCGGTAGAAAATCTATCCGTGCTTATGACGAATCAGTTAAAATTTCTCACGAAGAAATGCTAGAAATGATCCAAGAAGCAACGATTGCTCCTTCATCTGTTAACATGCAACCATGGCGTTTTGTCGTTGTTGAAAGTGATGAGCAAAAAGCAATCTTGAAACCACTCGTTCGTTTCAACGCACTTCAAAATGATACATCAGCTGCAATGGTCCTCTTTTTTGGAGATATGGCATGTCAAACACTTGGTGAAGAAATTTATGATCAAGCTGTAGCAGAAGGCAAAATGCCACAAGACGTGAGAGATCGCCAATTGGCTTCTATCATTCCTTTTTACGATAACTTTACCACAGCACAAATGAACGATGTTGTTAAAGTCGATACAAGCTTAGCTGCAATGCAATTCATGCTTGTTGCACGTGCCCATGGGTATGATACAAATCCAATCGGTGGTTTCGAAAGTGACCAATTAGCTGAAGCGTTTGATCTTGACAAAGAACGTTACGTACCAGTTATGGTCGTATCTATCGGAAAAGCCGCTGAAGCTGGTTACACATCTGTTCGCTTACCTGCAGAAAAAATTACTGAATTTAAATAA
- the rpmG gene encoding 50S ribosomal protein L33 yields MIKKSSLACTVCGSRNYSVTVSSNGRDKRLEVNKFCKVCGKYSLHKETR; encoded by the coding sequence ATGATAAAAAAATCAAGCCTTGCTTGTACGGTCTGTGGATCTAGGAACTATTCAGTAACTGTTAGTTCGAATGGACGTGACAAACGTCTTGAAGTTAATAAATTTTGTAAAGTTTGTGGGAAGTACAGCCTGCATAAGGAGACCAGATAA
- a CDS encoding metal ABC transporter permease produces the protein MFSLFQYEFMQRAFFAIVAMSLFAPLLGVFLVLRRQSLMSDTLSHVSLAGVAFGLFIGISPNLSTIAVVILAAILLEYLRRLYRNFLEVATAILMSLGLSLALIFSSAGRGKGINLDQYLFGSIVTVSQTQVILLAILAAVVLIVFILFMRPMYVMTFDEDTALVDGLPVRTMSVLFNVVTGVAIALMIPVAGALLVSAIMVMPASIAMRLGLTFKRVLALSVLIGFVGMLSGLVISYESGAPASATITLVFVAVFIVTLLAQKLMGLAKG, from the coding sequence GTGTTTAGTTTATTTCAATATGAGTTCATGCAACGTGCCTTTTTCGCGATTGTTGCTATGTCGTTATTTGCCCCCCTCTTGGGTGTGTTCTTAGTCCTGCGTCGTCAAAGTTTGATGAGTGATACGCTGAGTCATGTGTCGCTTGCTGGTGTTGCTTTTGGGTTATTTATCGGCATCTCACCGAACCTATCGACGATTGCGGTTGTTATTTTAGCAGCTATTTTACTAGAATATTTAAGAAGACTCTATCGCAATTTTTTGGAAGTAGCGACAGCTATTCTGATGAGTCTTGGCCTATCCTTGGCCTTAATTTTTTCTAGTGCTGGTAGAGGCAAGGGCATTAATCTAGACCAATACCTATTTGGCTCTATCGTGACAGTCTCGCAGACCCAGGTTATCTTACTTGCAATACTTGCAGCCGTTGTTTTAATTGTCTTTATCTTGTTTATGCGTCCGATGTATGTCATGACTTTTGATGAAGATACAGCGCTAGTAGATGGTTTGCCTGTCAGAACGATGTCTGTTTTGTTCAATGTGGTAACAGGGGTCGCTATCGCCTTGATGATTCCAGTAGCTGGTGCCTTGTTAGTTTCAGCGATCATGGTCATGCCAGCGTCAATTGCCATGAGACTTGGCTTGACCTTTAAACGCGTGCTTGCCCTGTCTGTTCTTATCGGATTCGTCGGCATGCTCTCTGGTCTGGTCATTTCTTATGAGAGTGGCGCCCCCGCTAGTGCGACGATTACGCTTGTCTTTGTCGCAGTCTTTATTGTCACACTCCTTGCTCAAAAACTAATGGGATTGGCTAAAGGCTAA
- a CDS encoding MarR family winged helix-turn-helix transcriptional regulator: MNIRHISKLFYQIKLVNQEITTKFEKETGFSITRYELIMFLKEHGKSPQSTLQNALKIDSAAVTRHLKVLEDKHYVTRERNKANNREVFVSATAQANEALASCETHYDANSNKIHLPLSQAEEETLLDLLTRLVK; the protein is encoded by the coding sequence TTGAATATAAGACATATAAGCAAACTTTTTTATCAGATCAAACTGGTCAACCAAGAAATAACGACTAAATTTGAAAAAGAAACTGGCTTTAGCATTACGCGATATGAATTGATCATGTTTCTAAAAGAACATGGTAAGTCTCCTCAGTCAACATTGCAAAATGCATTAAAGATAGACAGTGCGGCAGTCACCAGGCACCTAAAAGTACTAGAAGACAAACACTACGTGACGCGAGAGAGAAACAAAGCGAATAATCGTGAAGTCTTCGTCAGTGCAACTGCCCAAGCAAATGAAGCGCTAGCATCCTGTGAAACACACTATGATGCTAACAGCAATAAAATCCACCTTCCCTTAAGTCAAGCAGAAGAAGAGACACTCCTTGACCTCTTAACTAGACTAGTAAAATGA
- a CDS encoding YrdB family protein: MVKLTNLVLSFLLEVMAVVVLGYVGFTLEVSKVTCFIAGLGLPIVFILIWGRFCAPASPHRLSGLWLICLKLLMFCLAAVSLFLTNGFLISILFFVLVILNIGMSIRFKTL; encoded by the coding sequence ATGGTTAAACTTACAAATCTTGTCTTATCGTTTTTATTAGAAGTTATGGCGGTAGTCGTTCTCGGTTATGTGGGGTTTACCCTTGAGGTGTCCAAGGTAACTTGCTTCATAGCTGGCCTAGGTCTACCTATCGTATTTATTTTGATTTGGGGGAGATTTTGTGCCCCAGCTTCGCCTCATCGGCTATCAGGTCTGTGGCTGATCTGTCTAAAACTACTTATGTTTTGTCTTGCTGCCGTGTCACTTTTTTTGACCAATGGCTTCTTGATTTCGATCTTATTTTTTGTCCTTGTTATCCTGAATATTGGGATGAGCATACGATTTAAAACGCTATAG
- a CDS encoding zinc-dependent MarR family transcriptional regulator, with translation MENNKQALSQKIDLFFTKIMQLAENKQEVLLGKCESGAGLTNTQEHILMLLLQDELTNAELAEMLNVSPAAVTKALKKLQQLSLVCSEKSASDARIVLWHLSEEGRPIAKEHGHHHQATLATYSEVVSEFSDEEQETIMAFLEKMERKF, from the coding sequence ATGGAAAATAATAAACAAGCACTCAGTCAAAAAATAGATTTATTTTTTACCAAGATTATGCAACTTGCTGAAAATAAGCAAGAGGTTTTACTAGGGAAATGTGAATCTGGAGCAGGATTGACAAATACACAAGAACATATTTTGATGTTACTACTACAAGATGAGCTGACCAATGCAGAATTGGCGGAGATGCTGAATGTCTCGCCTGCAGCAGTAACGAAAGCTCTAAAAAAACTACAGCAGCTTAGCTTGGTATGCTCAGAAAAGTCGGCATCAGACGCACGGATTGTCCTATGGCATTTGTCAGAAGAAGGTAGACCGATAGCCAAAGAACATGGGCATCATCATCAAGCGACGCTTGCGACGTATTCGGAAGTAGTGTCAGAGTTTTCAGATGAGGAACAAGAAACGATCATGGCATTTTTAGAAAAGATGGAGAGGAAGTTTTGA
- a CDS encoding DUF1304 domain-containing protein → MSLLSMILSTLVALEFFYIMYLESIATTSEATGKVFNMAQEELKRESVTALFKNQGIYNGLIGIGLLYANFFSSASMEINRLILIYIILVALYGSFTSNKKIILTQGGLAILALISTFF, encoded by the coding sequence ATGTCACTTTTATCAATGATTTTGAGCACTTTAGTTGCTTTAGAATTCTTTTACATCATGTACTTAGAAAGTATCGCAACAACATCTGAAGCGACCGGAAAAGTCTTTAATATGGCACAAGAAGAACTCAAAAGAGAGTCTGTAACAGCCTTGTTTAAAAACCAAGGTATCTATAATGGTTTGATCGGTATCGGCTTACTCTATGCTAATTTCTTTTCTAGTGCATCTATGGAAATCAACAGACTGATCTTAATTTACATCATTCTAGTTGCTTTGTACGGTAGTTTTACAAGCAATAAAAAAATTATCTTAACACAAGGTGGTTTAGCGATATTAGCGCTCATATCTACCTTCTTCTAA
- the nusG gene encoding transcription termination/antitermination protein NusG: protein MSEAFEENIEQAAAQEQTVNFDQGWFVIQTYSGYENKVKENLLERAQTYNMTDNILRIEIPTETVDKEVNGKRKEVEENLFPGYVLVEMNMTDEAWFVVRNTPNVTGFVGSHGNRSKPTPLFEEEIQEILQGMGKVVREITFDIYVGKRVKIIDGAFSGFEGPITEVNGDKLKVIVDMFGRETPVELDAQQVDELDH from the coding sequence ATGTCAGAAGCATTTGAAGAAAATATTGAACAAGCAGCAGCTCAAGAGCAAACAGTTAATTTCGACCAAGGGTGGTTCGTCATTCAGACCTATTCTGGTTATGAAAACAAAGTAAAAGAGAACTTGCTTGAACGTGCACAAACTTACAATATGACTGATAATATTTTGCGCATTGAAATTCCGACAGAAACTGTTGACAAAGAAGTGAACGGTAAACGTAAAGAAGTAGAAGAAAACTTATTTCCAGGTTATGTCTTAGTTGAGATGAACATGACTGATGAAGCATGGTTTGTTGTGCGTAATACGCCAAACGTCACAGGATTCGTCGGCTCCCATGGTAACCGCTCGAAACCGACACCATTATTTGAGGAAGAAATCCAAGAAATTCTTCAAGGAATGGGTAAAGTGGTACGCGAGATTACCTTTGACATCTATGTTGGTAAACGCGTTAAAATTATAGATGGTGCCTTCTCAGGATTTGAAGGCCCGATTACTGAAGTAAACGGGGATAAATTGAAAGTTATCGTGGATATGTTTGGTCGTGAAACACCAGTCGAACTTGATGCGCAACAAGTAGATGAATTGGATCATTAA
- the secE gene encoding preprotein translocase subunit SecE: MFKFINSIVAEMKLVTWPTRSEATKDFGMVLQYSAFFMIFIVIFDWLVKSGVTQIVKMLVPMIK, encoded by the coding sequence ATGTTTAAATTCATCAATTCAATTGTTGCTGAAATGAAGTTGGTAACTTGGCCAACTCGATCAGAAGCCACTAAAGATTTCGGTATGGTCCTGCAATACTCTGCATTTTTCATGATTTTTATCGTCATTTTTGACTGGCTAGTCAAAAGTGGTGTGACACAAATCGTTAAAATGTTAGTCCCAATGATCAAATAA
- a CDS encoding metal ABC transporter ATP-binding protein, whose product MSYIKVKDLSFVYDAEPVLAGVSFQIDAGEFVTLTGENGAAKSTLVKASLGIIKPKTGEITIAKQNTKGKKLRISYLPQQIASFNAGFPSTVKEFVVSGRFPRNGWFKRVTAHDLEHVEKSLRSVGMWDQRDKRMGALSGGQKQRIAIARMFASDPDLFILDEPTTGMDDVSRSDFYRLMHHAAHKHGKAVLMITHDAADVAAFADRNIHLVRKQNTQWRCFSVHEEATELPENQVIDGKEKEVMGV is encoded by the coding sequence ATGAGCTATATCAAAGTAAAGGATTTGAGTTTTGTTTATGATGCAGAGCCTGTCTTAGCGGGTGTCTCTTTTCAGATAGATGCTGGTGAATTTGTTACCCTGACAGGTGAAAATGGTGCGGCAAAATCAACGCTTGTCAAGGCAAGTTTAGGGATTATCAAGCCTAAGACTGGTGAGATTACGATCGCCAAGCAAAATACAAAGGGTAAAAAATTAAGAATTTCCTATCTGCCACAGCAAATCGCGAGTTTTAATGCTGGGTTTCCAAGCACAGTCAAAGAGTTTGTCGTTAGTGGCCGATTCCCACGTAATGGCTGGTTTAAACGGGTAACAGCACATGACTTGGAGCACGTCGAAAAATCACTTCGTTCAGTTGGTATGTGGGATCAACGTGATAAACGGATGGGTGCTTTATCTGGTGGTCAAAAACAACGTATCGCAATCGCCAGAATGTTTGCCAGTGACCCAGATCTTTTTATCTTGGATGAGCCGACGACGGGAATGGATGATGTCAGTCGCTCAGATTTTTATCGGTTGATGCACCATGCTGCGCATAAACATGGTAAAGCAGTCTTGATGATTACCCATGATGCAGCTGATGTCGCAGCCTTTGCAGATCGAAATATTCACCTAGTACGTAAACAAAATACGCAATGGCGTTGTTTCAGTGTACATGAAGAGGCAACAGAGCTACCAGAAAATCAAGTAATAGATGGTAAGGAGAAAGAGGTGATGGGTGTTTAG
- a CDS encoding transglycosylase domain-containing protein, whose amino-acid sequence MTENEQKRTSLSRSQKNSDPELDRKVKIKKRQLIPAPIKRFWKKYNLTKIVIAIVLFVVLATASYLLFLAKTADVQTLKQSMEARTEIIDKNGKSAGTMYGQKGTIVKFEDISDNIKNAVVATEDRTFYKNSGINIKRTILAVMTLGKFGGGSTITQQLAKNAYLTQKQTVDRKAKELFLALEINKKYEKNDILTMYLNNSYFGNGIWGIQDASLKYYGKSAKDISVEQAATLVGILKWPEAYNPLYKEGKFAKDRRDTVLQNMVNTKFITQDIAIAGMQVGITSNLADAYVGKDDDYNYPSYFDAVIQEAISKYGLTEQDILNNGYKIYTGLDQGMQTGMQTTYANTSQFPVASDGVSAQSASVALDPRSGEVEALIGRVPTAEHNSFRGFNFATQSGRSPGSTIKPLIVYTPAMEAGWSINKTVHDQATDYDGWAPLNADRRWHGDMPLYQALTKSYNIPAINTFKSVGIQTGIAKGKQFGLNLTSKNDNLTTALGAGVETNPWQMAQAYATFANDGIMNDAHLIKKITNASGQTIATAKVKSTRVIDSKTAQKMTSMMLGTYTNGTGVYAAPYGYTLAGKTGTNEDIDQWVIGYTPDVVMTLWLGYENPQSPLHRLDDTSAGTASTVFRTMSSAILPETNKTQFTEENAYSLAGLDPVTNPSKDQATTDVVNEAKDKTKAITDKAKNFTDKAGEKVKEVGGSIWDRVKSLFD is encoded by the coding sequence ATGACAGAAAATGAACAAAAGAGAACTAGTCTGAGTCGGTCACAAAAAAATAGTGATCCAGAGCTAGATCGTAAAGTAAAAATCAAGAAACGACAACTGATACCAGCACCAATAAAACGGTTCTGGAAAAAATATAATTTGACAAAGATTGTGATTGCCATCGTTCTTTTTGTGGTGCTAGCAACTGCGAGCTACCTATTATTTTTAGCGAAAACAGCTGATGTGCAAACCCTTAAACAGTCGATGGAGGCACGCACTGAGATTATCGATAAAAACGGTAAATCAGCAGGGACCATGTATGGTCAAAAAGGGACGATCGTTAAGTTTGAGGATATTTCGGATAATATCAAAAATGCAGTCGTGGCCACTGAGGATAGGACATTCTATAAGAATAGCGGAATTAATATCAAACGCACTATCCTTGCAGTCATGACCTTGGGTAAATTCGGTGGTGGGTCGACGATTACCCAACAACTAGCTAAGAATGCCTATTTAACGCAGAAACAAACGGTTGACCGTAAGGCTAAGGAACTTTTCTTGGCACTTGAGATTAACAAAAAATATGAGAAAAATGACATCCTGACCATGTATCTAAATAACTCTTATTTTGGCAATGGGATATGGGGGATACAAGATGCAAGTCTCAAATATTATGGGAAATCAGCTAAAGACATCTCAGTAGAGCAGGCTGCGACATTAGTCGGTATTTTAAAATGGCCGGAAGCTTACAATCCCCTTTATAAGGAAGGGAAATTTGCTAAGGATCGTCGTGATACCGTTTTGCAAAATATGGTGAATACAAAATTTATCACCCAAGACATTGCAATTGCTGGCATGCAGGTTGGCATTACCAGCAATTTAGCGGATGCATATGTTGGCAAAGATGATGACTATAATTATCCAAGTTATTTTGATGCAGTTATTCAAGAAGCAATCAGCAAATATGGGTTAACTGAACAGGATATTTTAAATAATGGCTACAAGATATACACAGGGTTAGATCAAGGCATGCAGACTGGCATGCAGACAACCTATGCGAATACAAGCCAGTTTCCAGTAGCATCTGACGGCGTGAGTGCCCAATCTGCATCGGTAGCACTAGATCCTAGGAGTGGGGAAGTTGAGGCCTTAATAGGTCGCGTGCCAACGGCTGAACACAACAGCTTCCGAGGCTTTAACTTTGCGACGCAATCTGGACGTAGTCCTGGTTCCACAATCAAACCCTTGATTGTTTATACACCGGCTATGGAAGCAGGATGGTCGATTAATAAAACAGTTCATGACCAAGCAACTGACTACGACGGGTGGGCCCCCTTGAATGCAGATAGACGCTGGCATGGTGATATGCCCTTATATCAAGCGCTCACTAAGTCCTATAATATTCCAGCGATCAATACCTTTAAGTCAGTCGGTATTCAAACAGGTATCGCTAAAGGTAAGCAGTTTGGCTTAAACTTAACAAGTAAAAATGACAATTTAACAACTGCATTAGGCGCTGGTGTTGAAACCAATCCATGGCAGATGGCACAAGCCTATGCAACATTCGCTAACGATGGGATTATGAATGATGCCCATCTTATCAAGAAAATTACCAATGCGAGTGGTCAAACAATTGCAACAGCTAAAGTTAAGTCAACACGTGTCATTGATAGTAAAACAGCACAGAAGATGACAAGTATGATGCTAGGTACCTACACAAATGGGACAGGGGTTTATGCTGCGCCCTATGGCTACACGCTTGCAGGTAAGACAGGCACAAATGAAGATATCGACCAGTGGGTTATTGGCTATACACCAGATGTTGTGATGACCCTTTGGCTCGGCTATGAAAATCCGCAGAGTCCGCTACACCGACTAGATGATACATCAGCGGGTACAGCATCTACTGTTTTCAGAACGATGTCGAGTGCGATTCTACCTGAGACCAATAAGACACAGTTTACAGAAGAAAATGCTTATAGTCTAGCTGGACTAGATCCAGTTACCAACCCATCAAAAGATCAAGCGACAACGGATGTGGTTAATGAAGCTAAGGATAAAACAAAGGCAATCACAGATAAAGCTAAGAACTTCACCGATAAAGCCGGTGAGAAAGTGAAAGAAGTTGGTGGTAGCATCTGGGACAGAGTTAAGTCATTGTTTGACTAG